The Calothrix sp. PCC 7507 DNA segment GGACGTGGACTAAAAGCGTACCCCAGCAGTAGAGTATATGAGCCAATTAATTTAGCGCTAGTAGCGTGTCTAGGCTAAAATGTTGCAATAAAAAAGGTTCGTAGTAGCGCCTCAGCGTCTTCTTAACCACAAATCTAATGCACTACTTTAGGCTTGCCACGCCACTAGATGCATTAGGCAAACCAACACCCCATCAGATGAGCTTAATCAAAGGCGCATTACGCGGTATCTGGGTGCAACGAATAGATCAACGACATGCTCAACAACGATTATTTGAGACTTGGCAAGCGCGCATGGCATTACTAGAAGCACTATCACTGTTAAAGTAAAGTTTGTTAGATAATTTAAAATCAGTGAACAGTGAAGAGTAAACAGTTATCAGAGTTTTTCTGGTGCTGATAACTGAATATAGCGGTTCTTGGTTGGATGCAATACAAGCGAGGGCGGGGAAACCCATTGGTGTCAACTTAAGCTGAAACGTCTACCCGACATACATTTTACCCCTCCCTAACCCTCCCCTTGTAAAGGGGAGGGAACTGGATTTATTTTTCCCCCCTTTTCTAAGGGGGGATTAAGGGGGGTGACGCGAAGAGTGATGGTAAGCGAGAAAATTTAAAATCACGTCTTGGCAAGGATTTCAAGTTAAGTTGACACTTATGGGGGAAACCCCGCCCCTACAGGCTCGGCGATTTAAAACTGTACCTCACTGATCTGATAACTGATAACTGATAACTGATAACTGATAACTGATAACTGATAACTGATAACTGATAACTGATAACTGATATGCGTATTTCTCTCAACTGGCTGCAGGAACTAGTAGAGCTAAAACTGAGCCACGAAGAATTAGCCGAAACTCTGACACTGTCTGGATTTGAAGTAGAAGATATTGAAGATCGCCGCACTTGGGCAAATGGCGTGGTTGTGGGAAAAGTGCTGGAGCGTCAACCCCATCCTAATGCTGATAAATTGAGTGTTTGCCAAGTAGATGTCGGTGGAGAAGAGATTTTAAATATTGTCTGTGGTGCGGCTAATGTCCGGGCGGATATCTACGTACCAGTAGCAACTACAGGTACTTATTTACCGAATATTGACTTAAAAATTAAACCAGCAAAACTACGGGGTGTTCCTTCTCAGGGGATGATTTGTTCTTTGAAGGAACTGGGTTTACCTACTGATGTAGACGGAATTCATATTTTTTCTCAGGAAAATTTGCCATTGGGTAGTGATGTGCGTCCCTTATTGGGACTGGATGATGTGATTTTAGATGTCACTGCTACCGCTAATCGGGCTGATGCGCTGAGTATGGTGGGTATTGCGCGGGAAGTCACGGCTTTGACAGGAGGAAAGTTGAGTCTTCCCGAAGTTGGGGAGGTATCAATTAATCACACAGGCAATAACTTCGCCGTGAGAGTTGGTGATACTCAAGCTTGTCCTGCGTATATTGGGACGGTGATTGAACAGGTAAAAATTGCGCCATCACCCCAGTGGTTACAACAACGCTTGCGGGCGGCTGGAGTGCGTCCCATAAATAATGTTGTGGATATTACTAACTACGTCTTGTTGGAATGGGGACAGCCATTACACGCATTTGATGGCGATCGCCTAAAATCTGTTGGCGAAAATGAAAAATTAACCGTCGGCGTCCGCTTCGCCAATTCTGGGGAATCCCTCAAAACCCTCGATGGACAAACTCGCACTCTATCAACCCAGAGTTTGTTAATCACCGCTAACGAAAAACCTGTAGCACTGGCGGGGGTGATGGGAGGAGAAGAAACAGAAGTCCACGCAGGAACTCAACGCTTAGTTTTAGAAGCGGCGTTGTTTGATTCTGTGGCTATTCGCCGTTCTTCCCGCAGTGTGGGGTTAAGGAGTGAGGCTTCCGGGAGATACGAAAGAGGAGTGAACCGCGCTGAGTTAGAAGTAGCTACCCGTCGCGCCTTATCGTTAATTAGTGAACTAGCCGAGGGAGTGATTGTCAATCAAGAAATTAGTGACACTCGCCCCGATCCATCTACGTGGAGTCATGCGATCGCCCTACGTTTAGATCGCATTAATCAAGTGCTAGGGCCAATTGATTTGGGACAGGACACCGGAGAACTCCAAGAAGAAGATGTGGAACGCATCCTAACAGCGCTGGGATGTGAAGTTACGCCCTCAGGAGAACGGACTTGGATAGTTTCTGTACCACCCTATCGTTATCGCGATTTAGAACGGGAAATTGATTTAATTGAAGAAATTGCCCGTCTTTATGGCTACGATAATTTTTGCGATACACTACCACAAAAAGCAGAAGCTGGCTATCTGCCTTTAGATCAAGAACTGATCCGCAATTTACGAGCTTTTCTGCGAGCTGAAGGGTTGACAGAATTAATCCACTATTCCCTAGTCAAACCAGGGGAAGCCAGACAGGTAGTATTATCAAACCCGTTATTTGCCGAATATTCAGCACTGCGGACTGATTTAATCGCCGGGTTAATTGATGCTTTCCAGTACAACTTAGAACAAGGAAATGGCGCTCTCAATGGGTTTGAAATTGGGCGAATTTTCTGGCGAGAAGAAGAGGGTTTACGCGAAGCAGATGCGATCGCCGGGATTATTGGTGGCGATCGCACCGTGGGTAAGTGGTCACGCAATGGACGGGAACAATCCCTGACTTGGTTTGAAGCCAAAGGCATTTTAGACAGCGTATTTCGCCAACTTAACTTGCCAGTAGAATATCAACCCGATCGCCGCGATCCACGGCTACATCCAGGACGCACCGCTTCCCTGTGGATCAGAGGTAACAGCTTGGGTGTATTTGGACAACTTCATCCCCAACTACGGCGCGAAAAAGGTTTACCAGAATCAGTCTACGTGTTCCAGTTAGATGGAGATGTGCTACTAGATGCTCTAGATCGAGATGAAACCCTCATCCCAGTATTTCATCCTTATTCCACCTATCCAGCCAGCGATCGCGACATCGCCTTTTTCGCACCCGTGAAAGTCTCAGTCTCGGAAATCGAAAAAGTAATTACCAAAGCTGGTAAAGGTTTATTAGAATCCGTAGAAGTATTTGATGAATATCGCGGTGAAAATGTCCCCGACGGACAGCGGAGTTTAGCGTTTCGCTTAATTTATCGTGCCAGCGATCGCACCCTCACCGATGCCGAAGTCGAACCAGTACACAACAAAGTCCGCGAATCTTTGGTAGAAAAATTTGGCGTTAATCTGAGAAGCTAATTAAATCAGTGAACAGTGTAGACGCGGAGCGGCTTGCCGCAGGCTACACTTATCACGGTTTCAGTAGGGATTTGACCCCCGACTGAAATCCGCCACTTTTAAACGTGGGACTCTGGCTGATAACTGATAACTGATAACTGACAACTGATAACTGACAATGCCTAAATATGTAGTGTGGGGAACTTACTGCGAAGACGTTCTTGAAAAACGTACACCTTACCGTCAAGCTCATTTAGACGGATTAGCAAAACAGAAAGAATCCGGTGTTTTGATTACTATTGGTCCTACCAAGGATGTGACAAAAGTTTTTGGCATTTACGAAGCCGAAGACGAAGCGATCGTGCGCCAGTTGATTGAAAATGACCCCTACTGGCAAAATGGTATTTGGACTGAATATTCCGTTAAAGAGTGGATTCAGGCTATTTAGCTCTGTTGTCTATGACTCTGAGACAAATAAAAAACTCCACGCCACTTGCGGCATGGGGCATTGGGGACTGGGGAGAACAATTTTACAGATGATTAATTATCACTGAAGGTGTATGAGTTAGTCTCACAAAGATTAATTTTGTAGTCTTCCACAACCTGTCCATCTTCAAACTTAGCCTTGATGTCGAAGTAACATTCATTTTGTCCGTAGCCACTGAAAGTTATCTCCTGGGCTTCACCACTATTCAAAACACCATTATTCAAGACATCTTCTTCCCATTCCTTGGTGGTGCTACGCGCTACGTATAAATTAACGATCGGGGAACCTGTGCGGTTATAGACTTTAAAGTCACGTTGATCTGCGAGAACAACCTGAGAAGCCAAAGCTAGTAACGAAGAAGATAAAAGTGCTTGTGCTAAAACCTGAGAAACCGAATTTTTTAAAAGCTGTTTTTTCATGATTTTACTAAGTTGGATCTCGCAAGCAAGTTAAAGTTGATACCTATATCTAGAAATAACTTACTTAGGATTA contains these protein-coding regions:
- the pheT gene encoding phenylalanine--tRNA ligase subunit beta, with translation MRISLNWLQELVELKLSHEELAETLTLSGFEVEDIEDRRTWANGVVVGKVLERQPHPNADKLSVCQVDVGGEEILNIVCGAANVRADIYVPVATTGTYLPNIDLKIKPAKLRGVPSQGMICSLKELGLPTDVDGIHIFSQENLPLGSDVRPLLGLDDVILDVTATANRADALSMVGIAREVTALTGGKLSLPEVGEVSINHTGNNFAVRVGDTQACPAYIGTVIEQVKIAPSPQWLQQRLRAAGVRPINNVVDITNYVLLEWGQPLHAFDGDRLKSVGENEKLTVGVRFANSGESLKTLDGQTRTLSTQSLLITANEKPVALAGVMGGEETEVHAGTQRLVLEAALFDSVAIRRSSRSVGLRSEASGRYERGVNRAELEVATRRALSLISELAEGVIVNQEISDTRPDPSTWSHAIALRLDRINQVLGPIDLGQDTGELQEEDVERILTALGCEVTPSGERTWIVSVPPYRYRDLEREIDLIEEIARLYGYDNFCDTLPQKAEAGYLPLDQELIRNLRAFLRAEGLTELIHYSLVKPGEARQVVLSNPLFAEYSALRTDLIAGLIDAFQYNLEQGNGALNGFEIGRIFWREEEGLREADAIAGIIGGDRTVGKWSRNGREQSLTWFEAKGILDSVFRQLNLPVEYQPDRRDPRLHPGRTASLWIRGNSLGVFGQLHPQLRREKGLPESVYVFQLDGDVLLDALDRDETLIPVFHPYSTYPASDRDIAFFAPVKVSVSEIEKVITKAGKGLLESVEVFDEYRGENVPDGQRSLAFRLIYRASDRTLTDAEVEPVHNKVRESLVEKFGVNLRS
- a CDS encoding YciI family protein; amino-acid sequence: MPKYVVWGTYCEDVLEKRTPYRQAHLDGLAKQKESGVLITIGPTKDVTKVFGIYEAEDEAIVRQLIENDPYWQNGIWTEYSVKEWIQAI